In Vibrio sp. STUT-A11, a genomic segment contains:
- a CDS encoding HPP family protein, giving the protein MKNFGLSVIAGIGAFLAIGLLSFFDSTMSDVALLMAPFGATAVLVFGVPESPLAQPKNVIFGHVITAFVGVFFTQYIGVSPLTLALATGIAVSLMLVTKTTHPPAGANPLLIMLSGQGWAFIITPVLVGAVLIVLVGKSMQGLLKQWAKS; this is encoded by the coding sequence ATGAAGAATTTTGGTTTATCTGTTATCGCAGGCATTGGGGCATTTCTGGCAATAGGGTTACTTTCATTTTTTGATTCCACAATGAGTGATGTAGCGCTGCTTATGGCACCTTTTGGAGCGACGGCTGTACTGGTTTTTGGCGTACCCGAGAGTCCGTTGGCGCAGCCTAAAAATGTCATATTTGGGCATGTAATTACTGCATTTGTAGGAGTGTTTTTTACTCAATATATTGGTGTTTCACCTCTGACTCTGGCACTGGCTACTGGTATTGCAGTGAGTCTGATGCTAGTGACGAAAACCACGCATCCGCCAGCAGGGGCAAATCCGTTGTTGATTATGTTATCTGGGCAAGGGTGGGCTTTTATCATCACGCCAGTTTTGGTCGGTGCGGTCCTCATTGTTCTTGTAGGGAAAAGTATGCAAGGCTTGCTTAAACAGTGGGCAAAAAGTTAA
- a CDS encoding VOC family protein codes for MIDHFEIKVVDFESCRDFYQRALAPLGIELKWADDAAAGFGLTTEPNVRFLIEKGDNKAKSHIAFSAFNKEQVFEFHQAGLTNGASCNGKPGLRKKYAPNYYAAFLLDPDGNNVEAVVYL; via the coding sequence GTGATCGATCATTTTGAAATTAAAGTCGTTGATTTTGAAAGTTGCCGTGACTTTTACCAACGTGCATTAGCGCCACTTGGTATTGAGTTAAAATGGGCAGATGACGCTGCAGCTGGCTTTGGCTTAACCACGGAGCCTAACGTCAGATTTCTAATTGAAAAAGGTGACAACAAGGCGAAAAGCCACATCGCTTTTTCTGCTTTTAATAAAGAACAAGTTTTCGAGTTTCATCAAGCAGGCTTAACTAATGGCGCCAGTTGTAATGGTAAACCAGGGTTGAGAAAAAAGTACGCGCCTAACTATTACGCCGCGTTTTTGTTAGATCCTGATGGCAATAATGTTGAAGCAGTTGTCTATCTTTAG
- a CDS encoding GFA family protein → MESVHKGSCLCGLVKYELTGAFQQFFLCHCTRCQKDTGTAHAANLFAQDSTLVWTQGESEVKTYQHPNTLHSKSFCQNCGSALPTAMESIHCVVVPAGSLDSPVPMSPTAKIFVASCSTWTKNLAQIPSFEELPEQSQN, encoded by the coding sequence GTGGAAAGTGTACATAAAGGTTCTTGCCTTTGCGGCCTTGTGAAATACGAGCTTACGGGCGCGTTCCAGCAATTCTTTTTATGTCACTGTACTCGCTGCCAGAAGGATACAGGGACAGCGCACGCTGCTAACCTTTTTGCTCAAGATTCAACGTTAGTTTGGACTCAGGGGGAAAGCGAGGTTAAGACTTACCAACACCCGAATACGTTACACAGTAAAAGCTTTTGTCAAAACTGTGGCTCAGCATTGCCAACGGCAATGGAAAGTATTCACTGTGTTGTCGTCCCTGCTGGTAGTCTTGATAGTCCAGTACCAATGTCACCCACGGCAAAAATTTTTGTTGCTAGCTGTTCGACTTGGACCAAAAACTTGGCCCAAATACCAAGCTTTGAAGAGCTCCCAGAGCAAAGTCAGAATTAA
- a CDS encoding zinc ribbon domain-containing protein YjdM: MSFPPCPNCQSEYVYQDQNHLICPECAYEWNPSEVEEVFSVNDANGSLLAEGDKVTLAKDLKVKGSSLVLKIGTKAVIRRIVEGKDHQLDCKVDGAGEMMVTAKFVKKA; the protein is encoded by the coding sequence ATGTCTTTCCCTCCTTGCCCCAACTGTCAATCCGAATATGTTTATCAAGACCAAAACCATTTGATTTGTCCAGAGTGCGCTTATGAATGGAACCCATCTGAAGTCGAAGAAGTGTTTAGTGTCAATGATGCTAATGGCTCTTTGCTAGCCGAAGGGGATAAAGTAACGCTGGCGAAAGACCTCAAGGTTAAAGGTAGTTCTCTTGTTTTAAAGATTGGTACTAAAGCCGTGATTAGACGCATCGTCGAAGGTAAAGATCATCAACTGGATTGCAAAGTAGATGGTGCTGGTGAAATGATGGTCACCGCGAAATTTGTCAAGAAAGCTTGA
- a CDS encoding ACT domain-containing protein: MAGITELDELLTSLRPKLVNSEFVFCTVSGELGDYLALNPICTFMEAEGLTLVLEKSSALEAGLSFEGSFKQITLTVHSSLEAVGLTAAVATKLASKGISANVIAAFYHDHIFVQSSKADAAIEALCELSA; encoded by the coding sequence ATGGCAGGGATAACCGAATTAGATGAGTTGCTTACATCACTACGCCCTAAGCTCGTCAACTCTGAGTTTGTCTTTTGTACCGTTTCCGGTGAGCTTGGGGATTATCTGGCGCTCAATCCTATCTGTACATTTATGGAGGCAGAAGGATTAACGCTGGTGCTTGAAAAATCTTCTGCGTTGGAAGCGGGTTTATCGTTTGAAGGTTCGTTCAAGCAAATAACACTGACAGTTCATTCAAGCCTGGAAGCGGTTGGGCTGACCGCTGCGGTAGCCACTAAACTGGCGTCAAAAGGCATCAGTGCTAATGTCATCGCGGCCTTTTACCACGATCATATCTTTGTCCAATCCTCTAAAGCAGACGCTGCGATTGAAGCGTTGTGCGAGTTATCGGCGTAA
- a CDS encoding aspartate/glutamate racemase family protein — MKTVGMLGGMSWESTASYYKALNEGVKSRLGGLHSAKICLYSVDFDEIEKLQHQGKWSETALILAEAARSVERGGADFLMICTNTMHKVVPEIESQISIPILHIADATAESLVQDGVTKVGLLGTRFTMEQDFYKGRISEKFGIDVVVPTADEQTVVHDIIYQELCLGEIKSESRDRYLKIIANLHAQGAQAVILGCTEIALLVKQSDTSVPLYDTTEIHAAHGVEWALGN, encoded by the coding sequence ATGAAGACAGTAGGCATGTTAGGTGGAATGAGTTGGGAATCCACCGCCAGTTATTACAAAGCACTGAATGAAGGCGTTAAGTCAAGGTTAGGTGGCTTACACTCAGCAAAGATCTGCTTATACAGTGTCGACTTCGATGAAATAGAAAAACTCCAGCATCAAGGGAAATGGTCAGAAACCGCTTTGATCCTTGCCGAAGCAGCGAGGTCAGTAGAACGTGGTGGCGCAGATTTTTTAATGATATGCACGAACACAATGCATAAAGTTGTACCAGAAATTGAGTCGCAGATATCTATACCAATTTTACATATTGCGGATGCGACCGCAGAGAGCCTGGTTCAAGACGGTGTCACCAAAGTTGGTCTGTTGGGAACGCGTTTTACAATGGAGCAAGATTTCTACAAGGGCAGGATCTCAGAGAAATTTGGCATAGACGTGGTTGTTCCTACTGCCGATGAGCAAACCGTCGTTCACGATATTATTTATCAAGAGCTTTGCCTGGGTGAAATAAAAAGCGAGTCCCGAGACCGTTACTTGAAAATCATTGCCAATTTACACGCTCAGGGCGCCCAAGCGGTGATTCTGGGATGTACTGAAATTGCATTATTAGTCAAGCAAAGTGACACATCGGTCCCTTTGTATGACACCACGGAAATCCATGCAGCGCACGGCGTTGAATGGGCATTAGGTAATTAA
- a CDS encoding GNAT family N-acetyltransferase — MEIITGNSSEIIKKAQAIRYQVFTVEQQIPRELDLDGLDEGSIHALVEDKDALVATARLTIKEGGSSVMARVAVTEPYRGMGIASKVVQALMDYARNDGVSCIEIHAHGYLRNYYEKFGFEFIREVEIVGEHQLIEMQYRIETRE, encoded by the coding sequence ATGGAAATCATTACTGGGAACAGCTCAGAGATCATTAAAAAAGCACAAGCTATTCGTTATCAGGTGTTTACTGTTGAGCAGCAGATACCGAGAGAGTTAGACCTAGATGGATTAGATGAAGGTTCCATTCATGCATTGGTAGAGGATAAGGACGCTTTAGTTGCAACGGCACGTTTAACGATAAAAGAAGGCGGCTCTTCCGTTATGGCCAGAGTCGCGGTAACAGAACCTTATCGAGGAATGGGAATCGCGTCTAAAGTTGTCCAAGCGCTAATGGATTACGCTCGAAATGATGGGGTAAGCTGTATCGAAATTCACGCTCATGGTTATTTACGAAATTACTATGAGAAATTTGGTTTTGAGTTTATTCGAGAGGTTGAAATTGTTGGTGAACATCAGCTCATCGAAATGCAGTATCGCATAGAAACTAGAGAGTAG
- a CDS encoding sulfite exporter TauE/SafE family protein: MSVELILGLISMVTSAIAGVIGFGGGMLLIAILPNFLSPSLIIPIHGVTQLASNSSRMFFSLSHVRWSLLPKFLAGSLVGMLLFGLFLSNISFEYVPAAIGTYILLNLWSQRFAHFIRRYESYYLIGFLQTGLGLIVGAVGPLSLSVLTKQLKSNNEVIATSSMFLTLSHLAKIPVYAAVSSDLVSNMNLIVYMVIGSILGSFIGTKARFKAGNNKIILVIKILLTLLAVRMLVAVLV; this comes from the coding sequence GTGTCAGTAGAATTGATTTTAGGGTTAATTTCGATGGTCACGTCCGCCATTGCGGGTGTGATTGGATTTGGTGGAGGGATGCTACTGATCGCCATTTTGCCCAACTTCCTTAGCCCTAGTTTAATTATCCCGATACATGGTGTAACACAGTTAGCCAGTAACTCATCTCGCATGTTTTTCTCGCTATCCCATGTGAGATGGTCGTTGCTTCCCAAATTTCTGGCTGGTTCACTAGTAGGTATGCTGTTGTTTGGGTTGTTCCTTTCCAATATTTCTTTTGAGTATGTTCCAGCTGCAATCGGAACCTATATATTATTGAACCTTTGGAGCCAGCGATTTGCGCACTTTATACGTCGTTATGAAAGCTATTATCTAATTGGGTTTCTGCAAACGGGCTTGGGACTTATCGTTGGTGCAGTTGGGCCGCTGTCACTATCAGTACTGACTAAACAGTTGAAATCGAATAATGAAGTCATTGCAACAAGCTCCATGTTTTTGACGCTTAGCCATCTAGCTAAGATCCCAGTCTATGCTGCAGTATCGAGTGACTTAGTTTCAAACATGAATCTCATCGTCTATATGGTTATCGGATCCATCCTAGGATCATTTATTGGTACTAAGGCTAGGTTTAAGGCGGGTAATAATAAAATCATACTGGTAATCAAAATCTTACTCACTTTATTAGCAGTCAGAATGCTCGTGGCTGTTTTGGTATAA
- a CDS encoding GNAT family N-acetyltransferase codes for MNISFRPTADFSKSAAITYDNMRSYYEQYSVDWDQRQILEHIVKLESWDILFDGEVVGAIRLEYDDGHCYLRDLQVSPLFQNKGIGAAALAETSRLAIKSSAQRVRLKVFKISPAYPLYQRSGFIVEKEDERFYYMSLLIA; via the coding sequence ATGAACATTTCATTTCGGCCAACGGCTGATTTCTCTAAATCAGCCGCGATCACTTACGACAATATGCGATCTTATTATGAGCAATATTCGGTTGATTGGGATCAGCGGCAGATATTGGAACACATTGTCAAACTGGAAAGCTGGGATATTTTGTTTGATGGTGAGGTCGTTGGTGCAATTCGATTGGAGTACGATGACGGGCACTGTTATCTGCGAGATCTTCAAGTCAGCCCATTGTTTCAAAATAAGGGAATTGGCGCAGCGGCACTGGCTGAAACTTCAAGATTGGCGATTAAGTCCAGCGCACAACGGGTCAGGTTGAAGGTATTTAAAATTAGTCCTGCTTATCCTCTGTATCAGAGGAGTGGTTTTATCGTTGAGAAGGAAGACGAAAGGTTCTACTACATGTCTCTATTAATCGCTTGA
- a CDS encoding YkgJ family cysteine cluster protein has translation MNIPIKNTSPEAPSCSNCKACCCRLEVMIISDTGVPEQFISRDQYGGETMMRLDDGWCAALDRETYMCSIYENRPWICREFEMGSYECIDERVKFL, from the coding sequence ATGAATATACCGATTAAAAATACCTCTCCTGAAGCACCGTCTTGCTCAAACTGCAAAGCGTGTTGCTGCCGCCTCGAAGTGATGATCATTTCCGATACAGGTGTTCCAGAGCAATTCATTTCCCGCGACCAGTATGGTGGTGAAACCATGATGAGGCTTGATGATGGTTGGTGTGCGGCTTTAGACAGAGAAACGTACATGTGCTCAATATATGAAAACCGTCCCTGGATATGTCGCGAGTTCGAAATGGGGTCTTATGAGTGTATTGATGAGAGAGTAAAGTTTCTATAG
- a CDS encoding HAD family phosphatase encodes MESKNIKNVVFDIGNVVVRWAPLEIVRLTFGNVESPEEKVKSIFQSDTWLDLNKGIISESEAKLQYQQLLGFSELDCERLFYYVKQTQILIYGSVELIRRVKAAGYRVFALTDNVHEIVSYLKETYTFWNLFEGATVSAEVGLLKPHPEIYQLMLTQHSLEATQTVFIDDMPYNVEGAEAVGIAAIQFENAVQCEADLKSLGLTF; translated from the coding sequence ATGGAATCGAAAAATATCAAAAATGTTGTTTTTGATATCGGAAATGTGGTTGTTCGCTGGGCGCCACTAGAAATCGTCAGGTTAACGTTTGGAAACGTGGAATCTCCTGAAGAAAAAGTAAAAAGTATCTTTCAGTCAGACACTTGGTTAGATCTGAACAAAGGCATTATTTCTGAAAGTGAAGCAAAACTTCAATATCAACAACTTCTTGGTTTCTCTGAGCTTGATTGCGAGCGATTGTTTTATTATGTGAAACAAACCCAGATTCTAATTTATGGCTCAGTCGAGCTGATCAGGCGAGTTAAAGCGGCTGGCTATCGCGTGTTTGCTCTTACGGATAATGTGCATGAAATTGTCTCGTACTTGAAAGAAACTTATACGTTTTGGAATCTGTTTGAAGGCGCGACGGTATCGGCTGAAGTTGGACTGTTAAAGCCCCATCCAGAGATTTATCAGTTAATGTTAACTCAGCACTCATTGGAAGCGACGCAAACCGTGTTTATTGATGATATGCCATATAATGTCGAAGGCGCTGAAGCTGTTGGTATCGCGGCCATTCAGTTTGAAAATGCTGTGCAGTGTGAGGCGGATTTGAAGTCGCTTGGGTTAACGTTTTAA
- a CDS encoding TetR/AcrR family transcriptional regulator translates to MSKKRQLLVDTALSLFYANGINTIGINEILSVSGVAKRTLYTHFASKEALVLAALQQRHDTFSNWLDQKLFGAKSDKEVIDKLFSALASWFNSQEPALGKFRGCFFINTSAEFSDLNSEIARFCGHHKEEVRQIIASHLKSTESTLLNAICILKEGAIVTAHVSGNSQDVTHQCIQILNKMIDD, encoded by the coding sequence ATGAGTAAAAAACGTCAGTTATTAGTGGATACCGCGTTATCGCTTTTTTATGCCAACGGAATTAACACTATTGGCATCAATGAAATTTTGAGTGTCTCTGGCGTGGCTAAGCGCACGCTTTACACCCACTTTGCAAGTAAAGAAGCGTTAGTACTGGCTGCTTTGCAACAAAGGCACGACACGTTTTCTAACTGGCTGGATCAAAAACTGTTCGGGGCTAAATCAGACAAAGAAGTAATAGATAAGTTATTTTCAGCGCTTGCGAGTTGGTTCAATAGTCAAGAACCTGCGTTAGGAAAGTTTAGAGGCTGCTTTTTTATCAATACTTCGGCAGAATTCAGTGATTTGAATAGTGAGATCGCACGTTTCTGTGGGCATCACAAAGAAGAAGTCCGACAAATCATCGCCAGTCATCTAAAAAGTACGGAGAGTACGTTGCTAAATGCCATTTGCATTTTAAAAGAAGGCGCGATTGTCACTGCGCATGTAAGTGGAAATAGCCAAGATGTTACCCATCAATGTATTCAAATTCTGAACAAAATGATTGACGATTAA
- a CDS encoding DUF3750 domain-containing protein, with the protein MEYRLSLQRLLKAICLTFCVLVSGCTQSDWRTASREPAGIAPNPSNVKQAVIEFYAADAFGWRGWFAVHTWLAIKPENANEYTVYEVVGWRVGRGQPALYTYQTATPDRYWYGARPEKVLSIQGEKAQQLIPQIQRIVENYPYANEYTLFPGPNSNTFPAWVGQQIPELNLDMPFRAIGSGYIN; encoded by the coding sequence ATGGAATATAGATTGAGTTTACAGCGGTTGCTTAAGGCTATTTGCTTAACTTTCTGTGTACTGGTAAGCGGCTGTACTCAGAGTGACTGGCGTACAGCAAGCCGTGAGCCAGCAGGTATAGCTCCTAATCCTTCTAATGTTAAGCAGGCCGTCATTGAGTTTTATGCAGCCGATGCATTTGGATGGCGTGGCTGGTTTGCGGTCCACACCTGGCTTGCGATAAAGCCAGAAAACGCAAATGAATATACCGTCTATGAAGTGGTTGGATGGCGAGTCGGCCGAGGACAACCAGCACTATATACGTATCAAACAGCTACGCCTGATCGTTATTGGTATGGTGCTCGTCCAGAAAAAGTGCTTTCGATTCAAGGTGAAAAAGCACAGCAGCTAATCCCTCAAATTCAGCGTATTGTAGAGAACTACCCTTATGCAAATGAATATACGCTATTTCCGGGGCCAAACAGTAACACCTTCCCTGCCTGGGTGGGTCAGCAAATCCCCGAGCTAAACTTAGACATGCCGTTTCGTGCTATTGGTAGTGGCTACATCAACTGA